In a single window of the Helicobacter felis ATCC 49179 genome:
- a CDS encoding outer membrane beta-barrel protein, whose amino-acid sequence MWGINMSFRHGIWLFVLIFEICWGGTFTREKRSPKAQKDFEIYMLKGQLYEIQELKLAQEVAKKRSGVFIGALLAQTSLQIAGTKVDSLPLFYGVRAGYQKYIGSDVGGVRVYGEYLGGVNKSVLQANQSSSYQMASANVDLIMDKSIDAKRKYAIGVFGGLGVGWNGYKDYPSATHNPNGFGLVVNLGVALTLDHRHRLELALKMPPLKSSHAFAYAFASGNIYYISYNFLL is encoded by the coding sequence ACATGGGATATGGTTGTTTGTCTTGATTTTTGAAATATGTTGGGGTGGGACTTTTACGCGTGAAAAACGCTCTCCAAAAGCTCAGAAAGATTTTGAAATTTACATGCTCAAGGGGCAACTTTATGAAATCCAAGAGCTCAAGCTAGCCCAAGAGGTAGCCAAAAAGCGCAGTGGAGTTTTTATAGGGGCCCTTTTAGCCCAAACCTCTTTGCAGATTGCCGGAACTAAAGTGGATAGCTTACCTCTCTTTTATGGAGTGCGGGCGGGTTATCAAAAATACATCGGAAGCGATGTAGGAGGCGTGCGGGTTTATGGAGAATATTTGGGGGGAGTGAATAAAAGTGTTTTGCAGGCCAATCAAAGCAGTAGCTATCAAATGGCGAGCGCAAATGTGGATTTGATTATGGATAAATCTATCGATGCGAAAAGGAAATACGCCATTGGAGTCTTTGGCGGGCTTGGTGTGGGCTGGAATGGATATAAGGATTACCCAAGCGCAACGCATAATCCTAATGGGTTTGGCCTGGTGGTAAACTTAGGTGTGGCTCTCACTTTGGATCATCGCCACCGCCTTGAGCTAGCCCTCAAAATGCCCCCTCTCAAATCTAGCCATGCCTTTGCCTACGCCTTTGCTAGTGGCAATATTTATTACATTAGTTATAATTTTTTGCTTTAG